From the genome of Triticum aestivum cultivar Chinese Spring chromosome 3B, IWGSC CS RefSeq v2.1, whole genome shotgun sequence, one region includes:
- the LOC123067674 gene encoding BTB/POZ and MATH domain-containing protein 3-like, translated as MSFAGVSIINYSDVTGYSIEVSAASGYHLLVVRGYSRTKYYASGTVIRSRLFKVGGHRWCIQYFPEGNAAECAGSVSFFLALLDENVTEPLKMQYDFSFVDELEKQDPAYIRANEPHGFSSSHPCWGYDGLIKRDALEKSKHFNKDCFTIRCDLVIATTVDISIKVPPSTIHQHINDLLLSKEGTDVTFSVGSETFVAHRCVLVARSTVFKAQLFGPMKEGVVASVVQIQDMEAKVFRALLSFVYTDSLPDTEVDMGEGKKGGEEALWLQHLLAATDRYDLQRLKVLCEEKLCKHIDVKSVKTIFTIAERHNCCGLKEVCLEFLKAPAILKEITAADVFDDIIRTCPFLLKELIGKFAF; from the coding sequence ATGTCATTTGCCGGCGTGTCTATTATCAACTACAGTGATGTCACCGGCTACTCCATCGAAGTCTCCGCGGCCAGCGGGTATCACCTGCTTGTTGTTAGAGGCTACTCGCGTACGAAATACTATGCATCAGGCACGGTGATCCGGTCTCGCCTGTTCAAGGTAGGGGGGCATCGCTGGTGCATCCAGTACTTCCCTGAAGGCAACGCGGCCGAGTGCGCCGGCTCGGTGTCCTTCTTCCTCGCCCTTCTCGATGAGAATGTCACCGAGCCTCTCAAGATGCAGTACGATTTCAGCTTCGTCGACGAGCTTGAGAAGCAGGATCCAGCATATATCCGTGCAAACGAGCCACATGGTTTCTCCAGCTCACACCCATGTTGGGGTTACGATGGTTTGATCAAAAGGGATGCTCTTGAGAAATCAAAACATTTCAACAAGGATTGTTTCACTATCCGATGCGACCTCGTCATTGCCACCACGGTTGATATCTCCATCAAGGTACCACCTTCCACCATACATCAGCATATCAACGACCTCCTCCTGTCCAAGGAAGGCACTGACGTGACCTTCAGTGTTGGCAGTGAGACGTTCGTCGCCCACCGATGCGTGCTCGTGGCTCGGTCTACGGTCTTCAAGGCTCAGCTCTTTGGCCCCATGAAGGAAGGCGTGGTAGCAAGCGTTGTGCAAATACAGGACATGGAAGCAAAAGTATTTAGGGCCTTGCTTAGCTTTGTTTACACCGACTCGCTGCCCGATACAGAGGTAGACATGGGGGAGGGAAAAAAGGGTGGCGAAGAAGCATTATGGTTGCAACACTTGCTTGCGGCTACGGATAGATATGATCTCCAAAGGCTGAAGGTACTATGTGAAGAAAAGTTATGCAAGCACATAGACGTGAAGTCGGTGAAAACTATTTTTACTATAGCTGAGCGGCACAACTGTTGTGGATTGAAAGAGGTGTGCCTTGAATTCCTCAAGGCTCCTGCTATTTTGAAAGAAATAACAGCAGCTGACGTCTTTGACGATATAATTAGGACATGCCCCTTTCTTTTAAAGGAGCTAATCGGCAAGTTTGCTTTCTAA